One window from the genome of Bufo bufo chromosome 4, aBufBuf1.1, whole genome shotgun sequence encodes:
- the EEF1A1 gene encoding elongation factor 1-alpha 1, producing the protein MGKEKIHINIVVIGHVDSGKSTTTGHLIYKCGGIDKRTIEKFEKEAAEMGKGSFKYAWVLDKLKAERERGITIDISLWKFETSKYYVTIIDAPGHRDFIKNMITGTSQADCAVLIVAAGVGEFEAGISKNGQTREHALLAYTLGVKQLIVGVNKMDSTEPPYSQKRYDEIVKEVSTYIKKIGYNPDTVAFVPISGWNGDNMLEPSANMPWFKGWSVTRKEGGKAGGVTLLEALDCILPPSRPTDKALRLPLQDVYKIGGIGTVPVGRVETGVLKPGMVVTFAPVNVTTEVKSVEMHHEALTEALPGDNVGFNVKNVSVKDVRRGNVAGDSKNDPPLEAAGFTAQVIILNHPGQISAGYAPVLDCHTAHIACKFAELKEKIDRRSGKKLEENPKFLKSGDAAIVEMVPGKPMCVESFSDYPPLGRFAVRDMRQTVAVGVIKAVEKKAPGAGKVTKSAQKAQKTK; encoded by the exons ATGGGAAAGGAAAAGATACACATCAACATCGTGGTCATTGGACACGTAGATTCTGGCAAGTCCACAACAACTGGACATCTCATCTACAAATGCGGTGGCATCGACAAGCGTACCATTGAGAAGTTCGAGAAGGAAGCCGCTGAG ATGGGCAAGGGCTCCTTCAAGTACGCTTGGGTTTTGGACAAACTGAAGGCTGAACGTGAGCGTGGTATTACCATCGATATCTCCCTATGGAAATTTGAGACCAGCAAGTACTATGTCACCATTATTGATGCCCCTGGACACAGAGACTTCATCAAGAACATGATCACTGGTACTTCTCAG GCTGACTGTGCTGTCTTGATCGTTGCTGCCGGCGTGGGCGAGTTTGAGGCTGGTATCTCAAAGAACGGACAAACCCGTGAGCATGCCCTCTTGGCCTACACCCTGGGTGTGAAGCAGCTTATTGTTGGTGTCAACAAGATGGATTCCACCGAACCACCATACAGCCAGAAGAGATACGATGAAATTGTAAAGGAAGTCAGCACTTACATCAAAAAGATTGGATACAACCCAGATACTGTTGCCTTCGTGCCTATTTCTGGCTGGAACGGTGACAACATGCTTGAGCCCAGTGCTAAC ATGCCCTGGTTCAAGGGATGGAGCGTCACCCGCAAAGAAGGCGGAAAGGCTGGCGGAGTTACCCTGCTTGAAGCTCTAGACTGCATTCTGCCACCAAGCCGCCCCACTGACAAGGCCCTCCGTCTGCCTCTTCAGGATGTGTACAAGATTGGTG GTATTGGTACAGTACCCGTCGGTCGTGTGGAAACTGGTGTCCTGAAACCCGGCATGGTGGTTACTTTTGCCCCGGTCAATGTGACAACTGAAGTAAAGTCAGTGGAAATGCACCATGAAGCTCTTACCGAGGCTCTGCCCGGTGACAACGTTGGTTTCAACGTAAAGAACGTTTCCGTCAAGGATGTCCGTCGTGGTAACGTTGCTGGTGACAGCAAGAATGACCCACCCCTTGAAGCTGCTGGATTCACCGCACAG GTTATTATCCTGAACCACCCTGGCCAGATCAGTGCTGGGTATGCACCTGTGCTGGATTGCCACACTGCTCACATTGCTTGCAAGTTTGCAGAGCTGAAGGAGAAGATCGATCGTCGTTCTGGTAAGAAACTGGAAGAAAACCCCAAGTTCCTGAAGTCTGGTGATGCCGCCATCGTTGAAATGGTCCCAGGCAAACCCATGTGTGTGGAGAGCTTCTCTGACTACCCTCCTCTTG GACGCTTTGCTGTGCGTGATATGAGGCAGACAGTTGCTGTTGGAGTCATCAAGGCTGTTGAGAAGAAGGCACCTGGTGCAGGCAAAGTTACAAAGTCTGCTCAGAAGGCCCAGAAAACCAAATGA